CATATGATTATTCAGATTTTATAGAAGGATTGAGGCCAGTTATTTTAGACGAAGCTACTATTGAAGAACCTACGTTTGTAAAAATGGATGGTATATTTAAAGCATTTTGTAGAAAAGTAGTCTCTGAAAATTACGATAAAATTAAAGCTAAAAATCCAACTGAGGTTAATTTGCCATTCAGCGACCTATATAAAAAATACGAAGATAATTGTACGGATAAATATTTCTTTATCATTGATGAGATAAATCGAGCTGATTTGTCTAAAGTTTTTGGAGAACTAATGTTTGGACTTGAAAAGTCTTATAGGGGAATTGAAAATTCATTTCAAACGCAATATAAAAATCTAAAAACATATGAAATACTTACGAACGGGAAAGGAAAAATAATTGATTTTGATTGTTTTTCTAAGGGCTTTTTTATTCCTAAGAATTTATACATTATTGGAACTATGAATGATATTGATAAATCAGTCGAATCATTTGACTTTGCTCTAAGGAGAAGATTTAAATGAATTGAAATAAAGGCTAATGAAGTTGCGCATATATCATTAACTGAAATATTAAATAATAGTTCTCCTGAACAGATTAATACCTTGGTTGATAAAATCAAAAAAATGAATAATGTTATTTCTGATTCTGTTGAAGGAAGAAAATTAGGTCTTTCAGAAGCTTATCATATTGGTCATGCATATTTTAAAAAAGTTGATTTGAATAACCCCTTAAGTTTAAAAAATATTTTTAATAAAAATATCGTCCCAATTCTTAAAGAATATACAAGAGGAAGACAACAATCTGATATTAATGATTTTATTGCTAAATGTGCTGAAGCATTAGAAGTTTAATATGAAAAATAGAATGGATTATTATGAAAAATAAATTAATTAATTTATATGAAAATACTTATAAAGATAAGGTTTATGAAAAAAGACTGGAAAAGTATAATGAAACTATAAATAAATGAAAAGAGTATCGTCAAAAAATTAAAGACGGAACAATTACATTAGAAGATTATACAAATCGAAAAAATTTTAAGCATTATTTAACTTACTTTTTAGAATTCGATTCTGCTGACATCGGATCGTCAAGATGTGGAAATGCTTTTCAATACATGATTAAAATGAACGACAATGGAACTTTTTATCTTAATAAATATGATAATGAAGAAGAACAAAAGGAAGCTGATAGAGAAACCGCTAATATATATTTTGAAGAAAAAATAAAACCTTTATTAAAAAAAATAGTAAATTGCAATTCATTTAAAGAATTATATGATTTAGAAAAAGATGACTTATATAAGAAATTTGTAGCTAAACAAATTATTAAAAAAATGATTTGTTTAGAGTCTAAAGTTAAAGAATGTGAATTCAAATATAGAATTGCTGAAATTTATGAACATTTAGCAATTAAAAGGGGTTGCAAATTATTCGAAATAGAAAATAAAGGAATGTCACAAATTAAACAAAATATTAATATAATGGAAAAAGCTTTTGAAATTTTGTCATTGAATATAAATGAAATTACCGAAAAGCAGTCTTTTGAAGTTTCAAAAACATTAAGCGAAATACTTTTTGCTAAAGAAAATGAAACTTCGGATAGTGAAAATAAAAACTATATATTTGAAATAATATCAAATGCTTTAAAAGAAGATTACAAACAGATAATTTTAACAGGAGCTCCGGGAACAGGCAAAACTTATAATGTTAGATCTTATGTTAATGATCAGATTAAACCAAATGAAGAGAGAAGTGAATTTGTTCAATTTCACCCATCGTATGATTATTCAGATTTTATAGAAGGATTGAGACCTGCCATTATTTTTAAAGCAGCTAACGACAAGCCAACGTTTGTAAAACAGGACGGTATATTTAAAGCATTTTGTCGCAAAGTTATAATGAATAACTTTAAAGAATTAGGAGATGATTTACCAGTATCTTTTAAAGATTTTAAAGATAAATATTCTGATGCAGAAGAAAATAATAAATTTAAAACAAAATACTTTTTTATCATTGATGAGATAAATCGAGCTGATTTGTCTAAAGTTTTTGGAGAACTAATGTTTGGACTTGAAGAGTCTTATAGGGGAATTAAAAATTCATTTCAAACGCAATATAAAAATTTAAGAACATATCAAATAGAGTCAGATGGAAAAGCTCATTTATTAAGTTTCGATTGTTTTGAAGGTGGCTTTTTTATTCCTAAGAATTTATACATTATTGGAACTATGAATGATATTGATAAATCGGTAGATGTTTTTGATTTTGCCTTACGAAGAAGGTTCCAATGAATAGAAATAAATGCTAAAATGATTTGCGAGCAATCACTTATTAATATGTTAAAAATTGATAAAGAAGAAGCTAAAAATTTAGCAAATAGAATTTGCGCTATGAATGATGTTATTTCTAATGAAGGTGCTAAATTTGGTTTATCCGAAGCTTACCATATAGGACATGCTTATTTTAATGAATTAGATTTATCTAAACCTTTATCATTACAAGAAATTTTTAATAACGACATTGCTTTAATTATTAAAGAATATACTAGAGGAAGAAATTCTGAAGAGGTTGATGAATTAATCCATAAGTGTGCCAAAGCTTTGGATGTATCATATGAAAAATAAGATTACATTTTATGGAAGAGATTTTTCCGATATTTATAAAGATATAGAATCCACTAAAACAAACGGCTCTGATTCCGAATTATTAAATAGTAATAAGAAAAAAATACTTTTATATTTTTTAAACAAAGTAAAGCCAGATGTTAAAGAATTAGTTGTTAATAATAGTAATCAACGTTTAGAGTATGAATTATTTAATCAACTAAGCGAAAATATATACTATTTTGGCGGCCTTGTTGGAATATTATCAAAATCAATTAAAATTAAAAAAAGTGATATAAAAGGTGAATTATCAAAACAAGAGTCAAATGATGAATATGAAGTTGAAATTACTCTTCAAATTCAATCTAGATTTGATGTAAAAGAGGATGGAACTATCGGAGAACCAAATTTTCTATCTACAATGCTATCTGATAAAGATTTGATCTTAAATGAAGATTTTATACCTTTAAATAGCAAAGTTAACATTTTTGATTATCTTTTATTATTTTCTTATAAATATAAATTAAAGGAAGCGAGCATTAAGGGGCTATTTAGGACATACCAAAGATTTGAAAAAAATGATGACAAACTTAGAGGAACAATCGATGTATCTAAACATATTAAACAAAATATGTGAATGAACAGCGGTCTGATATCATATTCGTATAGAGAAAATAGTATTGACAATTACACTAATCATTTAATAGTCAAAACCTATCAATATCTAAAGAAAAAATACTTTTCAAAGGTTAATAGAATATTCGATTCAGATACAGAAATGAAAAGATTGATCGACAATTTGTCATTTAATACTGAACATTGAAAATATAGTCTTAAAACAACTATTATGAAAAATTTAAATTCAATTTCACATCCCTTTTATATCGAGTATGAATCGTTAAGAAAAATATGCTTAAATATTTTAAGAAATGAAGGTATATCTGTTTTTAATGGAGACAATTCAAATAAAGTAGAAGGAATTTTATTCTATATTCCATCTTTATGAGAGATTTATTTAGAAGAATTTTTAAAATCTGATGAATATACTCTTTCTTCTCAAAAGGAAATTAAAATTATAGATTACAAAGGAGAAAGAAAATTCAAACAGCCAACATTTCCTGATTATGTTTTTTCTAGTAAAGACAAGAAAAAACATTTCATGATTTTAGATGCAAAATTCAAAGAGGCATGAAGTAAAATTATTTTTGAAGAAAAACCTTTTAGTGATGTATTGAGTGATTATGATAAATGTATAAGGGATATGGTGTCAATCAATTGCCATGCTAGCGGTGTTATTTTTCCAAGTAATCATGAACAACCATCGAAACTTGAACCTTATGTAGAACATTCTATTAGTAAATTCAATAATGTTGATAAATTTTATACATTTCCAGTTTTTATTCCTTTTTCATCAAACGATTATGAATCTTGATTAAAAGACTTTAAAAATAACTTTAATAAGGCATCAACGCTTGTTAAGTCTTATATTATCAAAGAAAAGAAATATATTCAAAATATAGAAATAATTTCAAAGCAAGCAGAAGAATTAGGAAAATAAGTTATATAAACTGAAATTAAACTTTTAACATATATATAGTTAATTTAATTTAATTTAATAATGTTTTTAATTTGTATTATTGATATCTTTGTTCTTGATTATCAAAATAAAAAAATAGTAATAGGAGTTTTTAATTCGTATTTTTATGATTGTATTTATCCTTAATTGTTATTCAAAACTATAATAAAATATTTTAAATATCAAGTTAAGCTTATTTTTTTATTTTTAACAAATAATTTCATTTTTATGATTGATATTAAAACTTAGAAATTTAGATTATAATTAGTATTTTTTTATATGAATACTAGTTTTTATTTATAATTAAAATACTATGAATTTTAGAATTCTCTCTTATAATCTATTTAAGAAAAAAGAAAGTCAATGAATAATATCGCCACAAATATAGTGGCTTTTTTCTATCGAATAGAAATGTTGTTTTCAATAATATATTTATTTTACATCAAACATAGGTGCTTCTACAATGCCCAAAGACGGAGATAGTAAAAAAATTCAAGAGCATTTTATTTCATAAGTTAAAAAATATTTTAGCGATGAGTTAAAAAGACCCGAGATTTTAAATAGGATTGGTATACCAAACATAATCCCTTTTAATAAAATAACCTCATTAGAAATGAAACTTGACATTATAAAATATAAAATTAAGAAAATTAAAGAATTTTTATTAAAAGAAAAAAACATAAAATTAATATTCGATGATTCAATTGAAGCATATTACACATTAGTAGCTAATAATGTTGATGATTCAATGGGTGCCCGTTCTCTTATTTTATTCTTAGAAACTGATTTAGTAAAAGCAATATCAAATATTATTTTTAAAAATAGAGAACTAATTGAGAAGAAATTATCGGAATCCGAGGATGACGATGGTTTAGTAAATCTAAAACTAAAATATGTATCTTCAAATGATAGCTGTGGTTTTAAAGAAGAAATATTCTAAAATAAAGTCAATTAAAACTTAACTTTGCCTGTTTTATGGACCTTATTTTTTATTTTTAATGGCGTAATTGATATTGCATTTATGATTATTTTAATAGAAAATAATATATTTTTATGCATTATTTTAACAATTAGATCATTGATTGGTTTAATGATTTTTTTATCATTATATATAAAAAAGCAGAGTGTTAAAAATGCTCAAGAAAGACTCGGAAAATGAAGGTTTGTACAAGAAGATTTTTACTTTACTAAGGAATATACTATTAATGAACACAATTCAAATACTTATATTTATACTTTTGGTATTACAATTGGTAATTATCCATTGTGTATCCCTCTATATATGTGATATAAAATAGAAAAAAATATTTTATAAATTTTGATTTAAATACTTTTTATACAATAATTTGAGGAATTCATTTTTCAAAAATAAAAATAGTGCTAAATAAAACTTGTGAAATTTATCAAGATTTCACTAATCTTTACTATAAGCAAAAATAGTATTATGAAATATTAAAGTATAAACAATAATCTCTAATTAAAATGTTAGAAACAAAGAGAAAATAATATAAAACTAGGGCAATATTATTTGTTGAAAAAGTAAGAAGAACCTATTTGAAAAAAGATTTTTAACTTACTTTTATATTATTTTCAAGTTATTTTACATATTTTATTTGCAGGTGCAAAAATTATTATTTTCAAAATTTGCATTAAATATTTTATATGGTATAATAACTAAGCAATTTATAAAAAAATTTACATTGATTTACAAAAATTAACGTGGAGGAAAAATGAGACAAACAACAATCGTTAATTCCCAACAAGCAGACAAAAAATGATACGTTGTTGACGCCGAAGGTCAAGTTTTGGGTCGCTTAGCTGCATTTGTGGCTTCTGTACTTAGAGGAAAAAATAAACCAACATTTACACCTAATTCAGATATGGGTGATAATGTAATTATTGTTAATGCTGAAAAAATTATTTTAACTGGTAAAAAAGAAGATAACAAAATTTATTACTCACACTCAGGATATCCTGGTGGATTAAAAAGCATTGTTGCTGCAAAGTTAAGAGTTAAAAGACCAACAGCATTAATCGAAAAAGCAATACATGGAATGATTCCTCATACAAAACTTGGAAATAAACAACGTCGTAACTTATTTATTTATGCAGGCGCAGATCACAAACATGAAGCACAAAAACCAGAAAGATTAGAGGTTAAATAATTATGACTAAAAACATTGAATATCGTGGATTAGGAAGAAGAAAATCATCAGTTGCTCGTGTTAAATTAACAAAAGGAACTGGAAAGTTTTTAATTAACAAAAGAGATGCTCGTGAATATCTAACTTCTGATATTTATTTAAAGGATGCTAATCAACCTTTTGTTTTAACAGAGACAGTAAATCAATTTGATGTTTCTGTTATTGTTTCTGGTGGTGGTTTAAGCGGACAAGCAGGTGCAATTAGACTAGGAATTGCTCGTGCATTATTAGAAGCTAGTTTAGATTATCGTGCAACATTAAAATCTGCTGGAATGTTAACAAGAGATGCTCGTGCAAAAGAACGTAAGAAACCAGGATTACGTGCAGCACGTCGTGCAAGACAATTTTCAAAACGTTAATTTTAATAATAAAGCTTTACTATTCTTTTTTTATGGTATAATAGTTTTGCTTATGCGAGCGTAGCTCAGCTGGTTAGAGCACACGACTGATAATCGTGAGGTCGATGGTTCAAGTCCATTCGTTCGCACCATATCATTATCAATGACCTATAAACACCTAACTAGGTGTTTTTCTTTTTCTTTTTGCTTTTTTCAAAAAAAAAAAAAAAAAAGCAAGTTATAAAACTGCTTTTTGGTCAATAATCTGAAATGGTACGTCCTAGAGGATTCGAACCTCTGACCCAATGGTTAAAAGCCATTTGCTCTACCTGCTGAGCTAAGGACGCACAACTATGGTGCCCAAGACTGGACTTGAACCAGCACGGTCTTGCGACCGAGGGATTTTAAGTCCCTTGCGTCTACCATTCCGCCACCTGGGCTTTTTTAATGTGCGATATAATTATAGCATAAAGAATAGAAAGTCAATAAATTTTTTTATTATTTTTATTGTGCTGCGAAATAATCTAGATTTTTATACAGGGTAGTGGAAGAATTAAAATGATACAGGTTTGATAAAAGTGATATAACTTATATATGGAAATATTATTCAATTTAAATAAACAAAAAAATTAACAAATTTTGAAAAAAATAGAGAGATCCTTTATATTGTTGCTAAAGAAATAAAATAAATTTAAGTTACGGGGAAATAGTTGAAATTGATACACAATTTAAACTATATCTTAGTTAAAGATGAAGTGCCTGTTTATATCACGCTATTGACGAGACTGCTGTTTGCTTATTAGCAGTTTTATTTGAAGAATAAGAAACAACATTAGGTTATCAAAGATTACTAGAAATGGTTTTTAAAAACACGGCTTTCCTAAGATGATTTATTCAGATAAAAGAAGAACATTTTGGGGTAATGAAAACAATCAAACAACATTTGAAAAAATTCTAAATGAAAAAGGTATAGAAATAAAATGTTCATCTAGTCCTACTCATAAACCATATGTAGAAAGATCATTTAGAACTGCATTAGGTAAATATCAAGTTTATATTGATAAAAATAATTTAAAGAATTTAAATGACTTAAGGCTAAACTCTGATGGCTTTAGAGATTATTACAATACAAGAAATAATAAATTAATTTCAAAACATAAT
This DNA window, taken from Mycoplasmopsis cynos, encodes the following:
- a CDS encoding McrB family protein; translated protein: MKNKLINLYENTYKDKVYEKRLEKYNETINKWKEYRQKIKDGTITLEDYTNRKNFKHYLTYFLEFDSADIGSSRCGNAFQYMIKMNDNGTFYLNKYDNEEEQKEADRETANIYFEEKIKPLLKKIVNCNSFKELYDLEKDDLYKKFVAKQIIKKMICLESKVKECEFKYRIAEIYEHLAIKRGCKLFEIENKGMSQIKQNINIMEKAFEILSLNINEITEKQSFEVSKTLSEILFAKENETSDSENKNYIFEIISNALKEDYKQIILTGAPGTGKTYNVRSYVNDQIKPNEERSEFVQFHPSYDYSDFIEGLRPAIIFKAANDKPTFVKQDGIFKAFCRKVIMNNFKELGDDLPVSFKDFKDKYSDAEENNKFKTKYFFIIDEINRADLSKVFGELMFGLEESYRGIKNSFQTQYKNLRTYQIESDGKAHLLSFDCFEGGFFIPKNLYIIGTMNDIDKSVDVFDFALRRRFQWIEINAKMICEQSLINMLKIDKEEAKNLANRICAMNDVISNEGAKFGLSEAYHIGHAYFNELDLSKPLSLQEIFNNDIALIIKEYTRGRNSEEVDELIHKCAKALDVSYEK
- a CDS encoding McrB family protein, which gives rise to MQLNKELNKENIDINKFTEYSQSSIKSILDKAIEKHKQIILTGAPGTGKTYNVRSYVNDQIEPNEKRSEFVQFHPSYDYSDFIEGLRPVILDEATIEEPTFVKMDGIFKAFCRKVVSENYDKIKAKNPTEVNLPFSDLYKKYEDNCTDKYFFIIDEINRADLSKVFGELMFGLEKSYRGIENSFQTQYKNLKTYEILTNGKGKIIDFDCFSKGFFIPKNLYIIGTMNDIDKSVESFDFALRRRFKWIEIKANEVAHISLTEILNNSSPEQINTLVDKIKKMNNVISDSVEGRKLGLSEAYHIGHAYFKKVDLNNPLSLKNIFNKNIVPILKEYTRGRQQSDINDFIAKCAEALEV
- the rplM gene encoding 50S ribosomal protein L13, with amino-acid sequence MRQTTIVNSQQADKKWYVVDAEGQVLGRLAAFVASVLRGKNKPTFTPNSDMGDNVIIVNAEKIILTGKKEDNKIYYSHSGYPGGLKSIVAAKLRVKRPTALIEKAIHGMIPHTKLGNKQRRNLFIYAGADHKHEAQKPERLEVK
- a CDS encoding 5-methylcytosine restriction system specificity protein McrC encodes the protein MKNKITFYGRDFSDIYKDIESTKTNGSDSELLNSNKKKILLYFLNKVKPDVKELVVNNSNQRLEYELFNQLSENIYYFGGLVGILSKSIKIKKSDIKGELSKQESNDEYEVEITLQIQSRFDVKEDGTIGEPNFLSTMLSDKDLILNEDFIPLNSKVNIFDYLLLFSYKYKLKEASIKGLFRTYQRFEKNDDKLRGTIDVSKHIKQNMWMNSGLISYSYRENSIDNYTNHLIVKTYQYLKKKYFSKVNRIFDSDTEMKRLIDNLSFNTEHWKYSLKTTIMKNLNSISHPFYIEYESLRKICLNILRNEGISVFNGDNSNKVEGILFYIPSLWEIYLEEFLKSDEYTLSSQKEIKIIDYKGERKFKQPTFPDYVFSSKDKKKHFMILDAKFKEAWSKIIFEEKPFSDVLSDYDKCIRDMVSINCHASGVIFPSNHEQPSKLEPYVEHSISKFNNVDKFYTFPVFIPFSSNDYESWLKDFKNNFNKASTLVKSYIIKEKKYIQNIEIISKQAEELGK
- the rpsI gene encoding 30S ribosomal protein S9, translated to MTKNIEYRGLGRRKSSVARVKLTKGTGKFLINKRDAREYLTSDIYLKDANQPFVLTETVNQFDVSVIVSGGGLSGQAGAIRLGIARALLEASLDYRATLKSAGMLTRDARAKERKKPGLRAARRARQFSKR
- a CDS encoding transposase, which gives rise to MIYSDKRRTFWGNENNQTTFEKILNEKGIEIKCSSSPTHKPYVERSFRTALGKYQVYIDKNNLKNLNDLRLNSDGFRDYYNTRNNKLISKHNVFNQEGKKNGNWAIDLVINRKVLNGVVRYNNKNSTAFNLENKRLFFLLILMFY